Part of the Actinomyces howellii genome, CGTCATCAACAAGCAGAACCCCCGCCTCAAGGCCCGCCAGGGCTGAAGGCCCTGCACCGCTGGACCGGCCGGCTGTCGGCACTTCCACGTTCAGCCCTCCTCACGCGCCACCTCGACGGCCCCGCCGACCGCGGCTGGGAGAATGACCGTGGCTCGCGTCTTTTGCATCGCCGACGGTGGATGCTGTTCCAGAATCCGCGTCATGGCGCGGATCGTCGACGGACTCCGGTCCGACACACCTCAAAAGGCGCGAGTCACGGTCATCGTGCGCAGGCCTCAGCGGGCGTCCGGCACCCGACCCCACTGAGTGCGCGGTAGATCGACGGGACCTGACAGCCGCGTGCTCGGTCACGGGGCGGCGCTGTCATACGGCCTCGTCCCTGCACGCGACGGTCCCCGCCTCCAGCCCCGTCGTCCGCTCCTTGACCCTGTGGCGTCTCGATAAACGGGACTCGATAGCCTAGGGCCATGAGTTCTGACGCGCAGCACCTTGTCCTGACGCTCTCGTGCCCAGACCGGCCCGGCATCGTCCACGCCGTCTCGGGCGCCCTGGCGCGTCGGGGCGGGAACATCACCGAGTCCAGCCAGTTCGGCGACGCGGAGACAGGCCTGTTCTTCATGCGTGTCACCGTCATGACCCGGGTGCCGCGCACCGAGCTCGAGGCCGACCTGGCCGAGCTTGCCGAGACCTACGGGATGCGGTGGTCCCTTGATGAGGTCGACCGTCCCATGCGCACGCTCATCATGGTCTCCAAGGAGGGCCACTGCTTGTCGGACCTGCTGTTCCGCGCCACCTCCCAGGGCCTGCCCATCGAGGCCCTCGCGGTTGTGGGCAATCACGAGACCCTGCGCCCGGTCGCGGAGTTCTACGGGGTCCCCTTCCACCACATCCCGGTGACCGCGGAGACGAAGGCGGAGTCCGAGGCTGCGCTCCTGGAGCTGGTCGACCGCCTCGGCATCGAGCTGGTGGTCCTGGCCCGCTACATGCAGATCCTCTCGCCGGCCCTGTGCGAGCGCCTCCACGGCGGGGTCATCAACATCCACCACTCGTTCCTGCCCAGCTTCAAGGGGGCCAAGCCCTACCACCAGGCCCACGAGCGCGGCGTCAAGCTCATCGGCGCCACCGCCCACTACGTCACGCCGGACCTCGACGAGGGTCCGATCATCGAGCAGGACGTCACCCGCGCCTCCCACGCAGACTCCGCCCCCGCGCTCCAGCGCAAGGGCCAGGACGTCGAGCGGCGGGTCCTCGCGCAGGCGGTCACCTGGCACGCCGAGCACAGGGTGCTGCTCAACGGGCAGCGCACCGTCGTCTTCTCATGAGCCGCGCCGCAGGTGAGCCGGACCCGACCTCGGCGCACGATCCGGACGGTCGGACCGCCGAGGCCGGCATGGCCGGTAGGACCGGAGGGTCCGGTGGCACGAGCCCGGCCGGCCCTCCTAGCCCGGCGAGCCCCACTAGCCCGGCCAGCCCAGCCAGCCCGGTCGACCCAACTAGCCCGGCCAACCCTGCCAGCCCGGCCGAGGCAGCTGGCACGACGACCCCGGCCTCCACGTCCCTGTCAGCCAGCGGCTCCTCAACCCACTGGGCGGGTCGCGGGCCCTCACTCGAGGACGCGCTGGCCCGGGCACAGCGTCATGCCGACGCCTTCACACCTGCCCGCGGGGAGCGCGCGCGACTCGCGGTGGTCACGTGCATGGACAGGCGCCTGGATGTCATGACCCTGTTCGATCTCCAGCCCGGTGACGCCTACGTCATCCGCAACGCCGGCGGGATCCTGACCGACGACGTGCGCCGGTCCCTCGCCATCGCCCAGCACGCGCTGGGTGTCGAGCAGGTGGTGCTCGTTCACCACACCGACTGCGGCATGTCCCGTCTGGACGACGAGGACTTCGTCGCGCGACTGGCCCGCAGGACGGGGGTCCGCCCGACGTGGGAGCCGGGAGGATTCAGGAACGTGGCTGACGACGTGCGCGCGGCCCTGCGCGAGCTGGCCGCCGACCCGCACGTTCCCGGGGGCGCTGCAGCCCGGGGCTTCGTCTACGACGTCGGCGACGGCACGTTGACCGAGGTGACCG contains:
- the purU gene encoding formyltetrahydrofolate deformylase; its protein translation is MSSDAQHLVLTLSCPDRPGIVHAVSGALARRGGNITESSQFGDAETGLFFMRVTVMTRVPRTELEADLAELAETYGMRWSLDEVDRPMRTLIMVSKEGHCLSDLLFRATSQGLPIEALAVVGNHETLRPVAEFYGVPFHHIPVTAETKAESEAALLELVDRLGIELVVLARYMQILSPALCERLHGGVINIHHSFLPSFKGAKPYHQAHERGVKLIGATAHYVTPDLDEGPIIEQDVTRASHADSAPALQRKGQDVERRVLAQAVTWHAEHRVLLNGQRTVVFS
- a CDS encoding beta-class carbonic anhydrase, which gives rise to MVTCMDRRLDVMTLFDLQPGDAYVIRNAGGILTDDVRRSLAIAQHALGVEQVVLVHHTDCGMSRLDDEDFVARLARRTGVRPTWEPGGFRNVADDVRAALRELAADPHVPGGAAARGFVYDVGDGTLTEVTADTAP